In the genome of Luteitalea pratensis, the window CCAGGTCACCGTGGACGATCGCGCCGGCCCGGATCGACTCGCGGAGGCGCGCCGCGGTCTCGGTCGCGTAGGCCGACGCCATGTATGGTCGATGATCGACGCCGTCGAGCGTAATGCCCGCCCCAAGGGGCACCAACAGCGTCGTCCCCAGCGAAAGTCGGAGCAGGAGTCGCCGAGGTTTCGTCATCCCCTCAATTCTCATCAGGCGCATCTCGCTTCGAGGAGCTCCGACGCCGTCGTCGTCCGCGAGTTGCATGGCATGATCGGCCATGCCAGAGACCGCACAACAGTACATCCAGCGGATACTGAGCCACGCCGAGGGCCTCGATGGCTTGACGCTCCTGGCTGAGACGCCCTCACGACTCGAGTCGTTGCTGCGCGCCACGTCGGCAGACAGGTGGCGCACGCGCCCGGCTCCGGAGCGCTGGTCGGCCGGCGAGGTGCTGGCGCATCTGGCAGACTCCGAGATCGTCACGGGCTGGCGCGTGCGCTCCATTCTCGCAACCGATGGCGTCCCGCTTCAGCCGTTCGATCAGGACGTCTGGGC includes:
- a CDS encoding DinB family protein — encoded protein: MPETAQQYIQRILSHAEGLDGLTLLAETPSRLESLLRATSADRWRTRPAPERWSAGEVLAHLADSEIVTGWRVRSILATDGVPLQPFDQDVWAEAFRYGEIDPAESLATFSAARASLLSLLRRVDPSRRQHHGLHAERGKEFIEHLIQLYAGHDLNHLKQIEALVAS